In Maridesulfovibrio sp., the following proteins share a genomic window:
- the lpxK gene encoding tetraacyldisaccharide 4'-kinase yields MLNISQIQKILSPILAPISKGYGAVMSRRAQKYSSGEYDRFRPECPCISVGNIGSGGSGKTPLADWLLKWAEREGLRTVLLTRGYGAKPAQLPYLVTPLSQANEAGDEPLMLAGGNTRAKVVVDPVRKRSGAWATQQFQPGLMLLDDGFQHMAVERDLDFVLLTPDDFTDGWDKVIPRGTWRESVQALQRADVFFVKSGPDAFRLMRVLVEQKLAQFGRPVFQFELKAMGLKFLGSGERCGFGSDKYLLFAGIGKPDILLDDASRYMGRAPEEFIIFKDHHAYTAQDVEKIRRMAAAEGAKKIICTPKDAVKLTKLSCEDFYVIDLVVEFREAIFFDQNEEAPFDKWWSKQRLIDAFKR; encoded by the coding sequence ATGCTAAATATTAGTCAGATACAGAAAATATTAAGCCCTATCCTTGCTCCCATTTCAAAGGGGTATGGAGCGGTCATGTCCCGGCGTGCTCAGAAATATTCCAGTGGTGAATACGATAGGTTTCGGCCGGAATGCCCATGTATTTCCGTGGGCAATATTGGTTCCGGGGGTAGCGGTAAGACTCCGCTGGCGGACTGGCTGCTTAAATGGGCAGAGCGGGAGGGGCTGAGAACTGTGCTTTTGACCCGGGGGTACGGGGCAAAACCGGCACAACTGCCGTATCTGGTGACTCCCTTGAGTCAGGCCAATGAAGCAGGGGACGAGCCGCTTATGCTGGCTGGCGGTAATACACGGGCGAAGGTTGTTGTTGATCCGGTACGAAAGCGGTCCGGGGCATGGGCCACGCAGCAGTTTCAGCCGGGATTAATGCTGCTTGATGACGGCTTCCAGCACATGGCAGTGGAGCGGGATCTGGACTTTGTGTTGCTCACTCCCGATGATTTTACAGATGGGTGGGACAAGGTTATTCCCCGGGGAACATGGCGGGAGAGCGTACAGGCTCTGCAACGGGCGGATGTCTTTTTCGTGAAGAGTGGACCGGATGCTTTCAGGCTGATGCGCGTGCTGGTAGAACAGAAGCTGGCACAGTTCGGCAGACCTGTTTTTCAATTTGAATTAAAGGCCATGGGACTTAAATTTCTAGGTAGCGGCGAGAGGTGCGGGTTCGGCAGCGATAAATATCTGCTCTTTGCCGGAATCGGTAAACCGGATATTTTGCTGGATGACGCGAGCAGATATATGGGCCGTGCACCAGAAGAATTTATAATTTTCAAGGATCACCACGCCTACACTGCGCAGGATGTGGAGAAGATTCGCAGGATGGCTGCTGCCGAGGGTGCTAAGAAAATAATCTGCACCCCCAAGGATGCAGTAAAATTAACCAAACTAAGTTGTGAAGATTTTTATGTAATTGATCTGGTCGTGGAATTTAGGGAAGCCATATTTTTTGATCAGAATGAAGAAGCTCCCTTCGATAAATGGTGGAGCAAACAAAGATTAATAGACGCATTTAAGAGATAG
- a CDS encoding Bax inhibitor-1/YccA family protein, producing MSRFGAAGSVSARPEVLNAFMRGIYSWMSAGLLATAAVAWVTLSSPAVLNLVLAQNPETGMISPTMLFWVAAIGEIGLVFYLSMRISKLSSGAATGLFMAYSALNGLTLSTILVAYTTASIFQTFLVTAGMFGAMSLYGLTTRKDLTGMGSFMMMGLFGILIAMVVNFFMQSSAMTFAISVLGVFIFAGLTAYDSQKLKDMGDYIPADDATAVRRGTILGALTLYLDFINMFIFLLRLMGNRE from the coding sequence ATGAGTAGATTCGGTGCAGCCGGTTCCGTAAGTGCGAGACCGGAAGTCCTTAATGCTTTTATGCGTGGCATTTACAGCTGGATGAGTGCGGGCCTTCTGGCTACCGCCGCAGTGGCATGGGTAACCCTTTCTTCCCCCGCAGTTCTGAATCTTGTGCTGGCGCAGAATCCCGAAACCGGAATGATTTCCCCTACCATGCTTTTCTGGGTTGCGGCTATCGGTGAAATCGGACTTGTCTTCTACCTGAGCATGCGTATTTCCAAACTGTCCTCAGGAGCTGCTACCGGGCTGTTCATGGCCTATAGCGCATTGAACGGCTTGACTCTGTCCACTATTCTGGTCGCCTATACCACAGCTTCCATTTTCCAGACTTTCCTTGTTACAGCAGGAATGTTCGGGGCTATGTCCCTTTACGGACTGACTACACGCAAGGACCTTACCGGAATGGGGTCTTTTATGATGATGGGGCTGTTCGGTATCCTCATTGCCATGGTGGTGAACTTTTTCATGCAGAGCTCCGCGATGACCTTTGCCATCTCAGTTCTCGGCGTATTCATCTTTGCAGGGCTGACAGCTTATGATTCCCAGAAGCTGAAGGATATGGGTGATTACATCCCGGCTGATGATGCTACCGCTGTAAGACGCGGCACGATCCTTGGCGCTCTGACTCTGTATCTCGACTTCATCAACATGTTCATCTTCCTGCTCCGCCTTATGGGTAACCGCGAGTAG
- a CDS encoding oligopeptide:H+ symporter encodes MSQSTSGAFSHPKPFYLLFSVEMWERFGYYGMQALLVLFMVKKLGFSDNLADQTFSAFAALVYAFICVGGYIGDKILGNRRTMFLGAVVLAVGYGLLGIDCERYLYPALGIIIAGNGLFKANPSALVSKLYEKGDSRVDGAFTLYYMAINIGSFAAMSLCPVIQKHYGWNAGFFTCFIGMLVAIGNFIAFRSVLDPIGSEADFEPLNFKKMLLTLLGTAGIAGASTLLLTHLTVAHAILYFALVVVAVLYVREIVLAEQHEKTNLVICLILMAEAIVFFALYQQMPTSLNLFAARNVDPHIFGIPVEAASFQALNPFWVMVISPVLAVIYARLDKAGKDLSLPGKFALGMMMCCAAFLTLGFVARYQADANGFVSGNWLVLSYGFQSLGELLVSGLGLAMVARLTPERSMGFMMGAWFMFQSVAMVIGGEIATLASVPEHGITALQSLDIYDDLFLKIGIATGAVGFVMAGFVPVLKKYIRE; translated from the coding sequence ATGTCACAGAGTACAAGCGGTGCTTTCAGCCATCCCAAGCCTTTTTATCTGCTATTCTCCGTGGAGATGTGGGAACGGTTCGGATACTATGGAATGCAGGCCCTTTTGGTTTTGTTCATGGTCAAGAAACTGGGTTTTTCTGACAATCTGGCGGACCAGACGTTCAGCGCTTTTGCGGCCCTTGTTTATGCATTTATCTGTGTCGGTGGATATATCGGGGATAAAATTTTGGGTAACCGCAGGACCATGTTTCTTGGGGCCGTTGTATTGGCTGTCGGGTACGGACTGCTTGGAATTGATTGCGAAAGATATCTTTATCCGGCACTGGGCATCATTATTGCCGGTAACGGGTTGTTCAAAGCCAATCCGTCCGCGCTGGTCTCCAAGCTTTATGAAAAAGGAGATTCGCGGGTGGATGGGGCGTTTACGCTTTATTATATGGCCATCAATATCGGCTCTTTTGCGGCTATGTCGCTCTGTCCGGTTATCCAGAAACATTATGGCTGGAATGCCGGTTTTTTTACCTGTTTCATTGGTATGCTCGTCGCCATCGGCAATTTTATTGCGTTCCGGTCTGTGCTTGACCCGATCGGTTCCGAGGCTGATTTTGAACCCCTGAATTTCAAAAAAATGCTGCTTACCCTGCTCGGAACAGCCGGAATCGCTGGCGCCTCAACACTTCTGCTTACACACCTGACAGTGGCGCATGCGATATTGTACTTTGCTCTTGTAGTGGTGGCTGTGCTTTATGTGCGTGAAATAGTGCTTGCTGAGCAGCATGAGAAGACAAATCTGGTTATCTGTCTGATCCTCATGGCGGAAGCAATTGTTTTTTTCGCGCTTTATCAGCAGATGCCAACCTCACTTAACCTTTTCGCCGCTCGCAATGTTGACCCGCACATCTTCGGTATCCCTGTGGAAGCCGCTTCCTTTCAGGCTTTGAATCCATTCTGGGTCATGGTGATCAGTCCGGTGCTGGCAGTTATTTATGCCCGTCTTGATAAAGCTGGTAAGGATCTGTCCCTGCCCGGGAAATTCGCGTTGGGGATGATGATGTGCTGCGCAGCATTTCTGACTTTAGGTTTTGTTGCAAGATATCAGGCTGATGCCAACGGTTTTGTGTCCGGTAACTGGCTGGTTTTGAGTTACGGCTTCCAGAGTCTGGGTGAGTTGCTGGTCAGTGGACTTGGACTTGCCATGGTCGCACGGCTGACCCCGGAGCGTTCCATGGGTTTTATGATGGGGGCGTGGTTTATGTTTCAGTCAGTGGCCATGGTGATCGGAGGGGAGATAGCTACTCTTGCCAGTGTACCTGAACACGGAATAACGGCTCTGCAATCACTGGATATTTACGATGATCTTTTCTTGAAGATCGGGATTGCTACCGGAGCTGTCGGATTTGTTATGGCCGGATTTGTTCCCGTACTGAAAAAGTACATCCGGGAGTAG
- a CDS encoding TOBE domain-containing protein: protein MELSTRNLIPGKIKEVTVGMVNAEVIIEVAPGVEVVSIITKNSVERMGLKEGDTVKAMIKATSVMVAK from the coding sequence ATGGAACTTAGCACACGTAATTTGATCCCGGGTAAAATTAAGGAAGTAACTGTCGGCATGGTAAACGCTGAAGTGATTATTGAAGTTGCACCTGGTGTTGAAGTCGTATCTATCATCACCAAAAATTCCGTAGAAAGAATGGGTCTCAAAGAAGGAGACACCGTTAAAGCCATGATCAAAGCTACAAGCGTAATGGTAGCTAAATAA
- a CDS encoding calcium/sodium antiporter — MLSNVVFFLLSIFLLWFGADWIVESASKIARKYKVSDLVIGLTIVAFGTSAPEFLVTATAAFKGLSDISLSNVVGSNIFNLGFILGLMALIKPLPTNRSLVMRDTPLLLATTAMILGLAYFDMLDRAAGVTLLAILGGYIGYLLIHSKRAASAMAGIVPESDEDDGTDLNAKDWLKLLAGFIGIALGGEFMVDSASDIARHFGVSNWVIGMTIVAAGTSLPELVTCLAASLKGRNEMLLGNLIGSDFFNFAGVLGLTCLLRPLEVSPEALPGLTILVGMVALVLFFIRTGWKVSRLEGAILVCLSLGRWWFDFTS; from the coding sequence ATGCTTTCCAATGTGGTTTTCTTTTTGTTGAGTATCTTTTTGCTGTGGTTCGGTGCGGATTGGATCGTTGAGTCAGCCTCGAAAATAGCCCGGAAGTACAAGGTTTCCGATCTCGTGATAGGCCTGACTATTGTTGCTTTCGGAACATCTGCTCCCGAATTTCTTGTTACCGCTACTGCGGCATTCAAGGGTTTATCTGACATATCCCTTTCCAATGTTGTCGGGTCGAACATCTTCAACCTCGGCTTTATTCTGGGGTTGATGGCTTTGATCAAACCTTTGCCAACCAACAGGTCCCTTGTGATGCGTGATACCCCGTTGCTGTTGGCGACCACTGCCATGATTTTGGGCTTGGCTTACTTTGATATGCTGGACCGTGCTGCAGGGGTCACGCTGCTGGCTATTCTCGGGGGGTATATCGGTTACCTGCTGATTCACAGCAAGAGGGCTGCCAGCGCTATGGCAGGTATTGTTCCTGAATCTGATGAGGATGATGGAACCGATCTTAATGCTAAAGATTGGCTCAAACTGCTGGCCGGATTCATTGGAATCGCGCTCGGCGGTGAATTTATGGTTGATTCAGCTTCGGACATTGCCCGTCATTTCGGTGTCTCCAACTGGGTGATAGGTATGACTATTGTTGCTGCCGGAACTTCCCTGCCTGAACTGGTCACCTGTCTCGCTGCTTCGCTTAAAGGAAGGAACGAAATGCTGCTCGGCAACCTGATCGGTAGCGACTTTTTCAACTTCGCAGGAGTGCTGGGTTTGACCTGCCTTCTGCGTCCTCTGGAAGTATCGCCTGAGGCTTTGCCCGGTCTTACTATTCTGGTCGGCATGGTCGCATTGGTTCTTTTCTTTATCCGCACCGGATGGAAGGTTTCCCGTCTTGAGGGGGCCATTCTTGTCTGCCTGAGCCTGGGGCGTTGGTGGTTCGATTTTACCAGCTAG
- a CDS encoding tRNA(5-methylaminomethyl-2-thiouridylate) methyltransferase — protein sequence MKKQYDALALFSGGLDSILACKVIQDQGLKVLGLHFVTPFFGNPEKIEHWQEVYGVEILPVDISEKYIQMMIDVPDHGMGKLVNPCVDCKIMMISHAKTLMEEYGAKFIISGEVTGQRPMSQRPPVLNAIRNCSETGDILLRPLCAQSQPETAVEKSGLVDRGKLPNIFGRGRKMQLQMAKDYGFSEIPTPAGGCKLTEQENAARYFPLLQRLTTADVNSFQLATTGRQFWCSDKMLVVGRNRTDNDHIEDLYEADDYLFEVRGYPGPLSIGRAFKGEEWSQQDVLAAAAMTASFSPKAVQSGEEIHVAVIGPEGEMIVKVIPDRETSFVRPTLDGLKEWKKERGEQNS from the coding sequence CTGGCCTGCAAAGTAATTCAGGATCAGGGATTAAAAGTTCTCGGTTTGCACTTTGTAACTCCTTTTTTCGGTAATCCAGAGAAGATAGAGCATTGGCAGGAAGTCTACGGAGTTGAAATTCTGCCCGTGGACATCAGCGAGAAATATATCCAGATGATGATCGATGTGCCTGATCATGGAATGGGCAAGCTGGTCAACCCTTGTGTTGACTGCAAGATTATGATGATCAGCCATGCCAAAACCCTTATGGAGGAGTATGGCGCTAAATTCATCATTTCCGGCGAAGTTACGGGGCAGAGACCCATGTCCCAGCGTCCGCCTGTGCTGAATGCTATCCGTAACTGTTCTGAAACAGGAGATATTTTGCTGCGACCGCTCTGCGCGCAGTCTCAGCCTGAAACAGCTGTTGAAAAATCAGGTCTCGTGGACCGCGGGAAGCTACCTAATATTTTTGGGCGTGGACGGAAGATGCAGCTTCAGATGGCCAAGGATTACGGATTTTCTGAAATCCCGACTCCTGCCGGGGGCTGTAAGCTCACCGAGCAGGAAAATGCAGCCCGCTATTTCCCGCTTTTGCAGCGGCTCACCACAGCGGACGTAAATTCCTTCCAGCTTGCAACAACAGGGCGCCAGTTCTGGTGTTCTGATAAAATGCTGGTAGTTGGCCGCAACCGTACTGATAATGATCATATTGAGGATCTTTACGAAGCCGACGACTATCTTTTTGAAGTACGTGGATATCCCGGGCCACTAAGTATCGGGCGAGCTTTCAAAGGAGAAGAGTGGAGTCAGCAGGATGTGCTTGCGGCCGCAGCCATGACAGCTTCATTCTCACCAAAGGCCGTGCAGTCCGGTGAAGAAATTCACGTGGCGGTTATCGGGCCCGAAGGTGAAATGATCGTGAAAGTCATACCCGACCGTGAAACATCTTTTGTGCGTCCCACTCTGGACGGCCTAAAAGAATGGAAAAAAGAGCGTGGGGAGCAGAATAGTTAG